In Ferroplasma sp., a single window of DNA contains:
- a CDS encoding aminodeoxychorismate/anthranilate synthase component II produces the protein MKKILIIDNYDSFTYNIYQYLYSKDVSIDIKPNDKLPDSGEYDGYIISPGPGNPERPEDRGNLYEFIDRNKGSRFLGVCFGNQILGYYLGSDIVLSKRIMHGQTDTIIHRDSPLYRGIPEKFTAIRYHSLVLAGGNRIVIDAVSETDGEIMGFHSRDGRFYGVQFHPESYYSEYGKSIFKNFVDAL, from the coding sequence ATGAAAAAAATATTGATTATTGATAACTATGATTCATTTACATATAATATATACCAGTATCTATACTCTAAGGACGTAAGTATAGACATAAAACCTAACGATAAACTCCCGGATTCCGGAGAGTACGATGGGTATATTATATCCCCGGGCCCAGGTAACCCTGAGAGGCCTGAGGATCGCGGGAATCTATATGAATTTATAGATAGGAATAAGGGATCGAGATTTCTGGGTGTGTGTTTCGGGAACCAGATTCTTGGGTATTATCTTGGATCTGATATTGTTCTGTCAAAAAGGATTATGCACGGGCAGACGGACACAATAATACATAGAGATTCGCCGCTGTATAGGGGAATTCCGGAAAAATTCACTGCTATTAGATACCATTCACTTGTACTGGCAGGTGGAAATAGGATAGTAATAGATGCGGTTTCAGAGACAGATGGTGAGATTATGGGGTTCCATTCAAGGGATGGGCGTTTTTACGGTGTTCAGTTTCACCCAGAAAGTTACTATTCAGAATATGGAAAGAGTATCTTCAAAAATTTTGTTGATGCATTATGA
- a CDS encoding tryptophan synthase subunit alpha, with the protein MKKLIPYFTLGYPDNSRLCRFLDILPVEKINYIEFGFPSDDPRYDGPVIRKTHSVGNSNFSDSVYSKYFDYFYKNHIKMYSLSYFSDIKDRFDEFIAYLQKNRFSGIIIPDLIIDYFSESRGVIEDLNKRGFEYIPFFSPATPDSIIKNVASLTDSWIYYGLQPSTGIEIPYELDYTTERINTLLPGREITYGFGIKSDEDIKNLMKNGGSGVAIGTYLVKMIDSGDEKGFVDYINRMRGVLDA; encoded by the coding sequence ATGAAAAAACTTATTCCATATTTTACCCTTGGATATCCAGATAATTCGAGGCTCTGCAGGTTCCTGGACATACTTCCGGTGGAAAAAATAAATTATATTGAATTTGGTTTTCCATCAGATGACCCGCGTTACGACGGACCGGTAATAAGAAAAACCCACAGTGTTGGGAACAGTAATTTCTCAGATAGTGTTTACAGTAAATATTTTGATTATTTTTATAAAAACCACATAAAGATGTATTCATTATCCTATTTTTCTGATATAAAGGATAGATTCGATGAATTTATTGCATATCTTCAGAAGAACAGGTTTTCTGGAATAATCATACCTGACCTAATAATAGATTACTTCAGTGAATCAAGAGGGGTGATTGAAGATTTGAATAAAAGAGGGTTCGAATACATACCCTTCTTCTCGCCGGCTACTCCAGATTCCATAATAAAAAATGTGGCATCCCTTACAGATTCCTGGATCTATTATGGTCTCCAACCTTCTACAGGCATAGAAATACCATATGAACTGGATTATACAACAGAACGGATTAATACCCTGCTGCCAGGAAGGGAGATAACCTACGGGTTCGGAATCAAAAGCGATGAGGATATAAAAAATCTCATGAAGAATGGGGGTTCCGGGGTTGCCATTGGAACTTATCTGGTAAAGATGATAGACAGTGGCGATGAGAAGGGCTTTGTTGATTATATAAACAGGATGAGGGGTGTTCTTGATGCGTGA
- a CDS encoding indole-3-glycerol-phosphate synthase, whose amino-acid sequence MIVDDIYSENDKRKLIEFNMRERTILSLKESLQNAEKKPGIIAEFKRKSPSGFRNKFNTDILKYFNSIKETIAGISILTEPHYFGGDPLDARAVQCYSKPILIKDFISSRAMVKSSFMAGGDVFLLICDFLDYSTIKDLVQYGGSLGMEALVEVHDPNRIKNIFPAENVLIGYNRRNLRTLKMDDRAEDVYDSLKSFGLPLILESGITSENIGKLHTERYSGLLIGSSILSGDEIR is encoded by the coding sequence ATGATAGTGGATGATATTTATTCCGAAAATGACAAAAGGAAACTTATTGAATTCAATATGCGTGAAAGAACTATTTTAAGCCTTAAAGAGTCCCTGCAGAATGCGGAGAAAAAACCAGGAATTATAGCTGAGTTCAAACGTAAATCACCTTCAGGATTCAGAAATAAATTCAATACTGATATACTTAAATACTTTAATAGTATAAAGGAAACCATCGCAGGAATCAGTATTTTAACGGAACCTCACTACTTTGGCGGTGACCCGTTAGATGCCAGAGCCGTGCAATGCTATAGCAAACCAATACTAATTAAGGATTTCATATCCAGCCGTGCGATGGTAAAATCATCATTCATGGCAGGAGGAGATGTATTTCTCCTGATTTGCGACTTCCTTGATTACAGTACCATAAAAGATCTGGTACAGTATGGTGGTTCACTGGGAATGGAGGCACTGGTGGAGGTGCATGACCCCAACAGGATAAAAAACATATTTCCAGCAGAAAACGTCCTGATTGGATACAACAGGAGAAATCTGAGGACATTGAAAATGGATGACAGGGCAGAAGATGTATATGACAGCCTTAAATCCTTTGGCCTGCCGCTGATACTGGAGAGTGGCATAACATCTGAAAATATTGGTAAACTACATACTGAAAGGTACAGTGGCCTACTTATAGGATCCTCCATACTTTCCGGCGATGAAATCAGGTGA
- the aroF gene encoding 3-deoxy-7-phosphoheptulonate synthase, producing MVNVKINDEISLTDDKFLMIAGPCSVEDEEQIVGVAKELKKIGVNVLRGGAFKPRTCPDSFQGLGEEGLKLLSMAREATGMAIITEVMDIEELPVVEKYADIIQIGSRNSQNFSLLKRVSREKKPVLLKRGFGNTVDELIASSKYLSMNGNHNIMFSERGIRTFEQSTRFTLDISAIPVLHEKTDYPVIIDPSHPAGVNRYVEPLALGGTAAGADGLMIEVHPDPSKALSDSAQQLTVPQFRELYTKVQRINTVLGKTMI from the coding sequence ATGGTGAATGTAAAAATAAATGACGAAATTAGCCTAACCGATGATAAATTTCTCATGATTGCAGGGCCGTGCTCTGTAGAGGATGAGGAACAGATTGTTGGGGTTGCAAAAGAACTTAAAAAAATTGGCGTAAATGTCCTCCGTGGAGGGGCGTTCAAACCCAGAACATGCCCTGATTCATTCCAGGGACTTGGTGAGGAAGGTCTGAAACTGCTTTCAATGGCAAGGGAAGCAACAGGGATGGCCATAATAACCGAGGTAATGGATATAGAGGAATTACCGGTTGTTGAAAAGTATGCAGACATAATACAGATAGGTTCGAGAAATTCCCAGAATTTTTCTCTATTGAAAAGGGTAAGCAGGGAGAAAAAACCGGTATTATTAAAAAGGGGATTTGGAAATACAGTTGATGAACTTATTGCATCATCAAAATACCTTTCCATGAATGGCAATCATAACATAATGTTTTCAGAGAGAGGCATAAGAACGTTTGAGCAGTCTACTCGGTTTACCCTGGATATATCGGCCATCCCAGTACTGCATGAAAAAACAGATTACCCGGTAATTATAGACCCAAGCCACCCGGCAGGAGTAAACAGGTATGTAGAACCACTGGCTCTGGGTGGAACGGCTGCTGGAGCTGATGGCCTCATGATTGAGGTTCATCCTGACCCATCAAAAGCACTGAGCGATTCAGCACAGCAGCTAACAGTTCCACAGTTCAGGGAACTTTACACCAAGGTCCAGAGGATTAACACAGTATTAGGCAAAACCATGATTTAA
- a CDS encoding RtcB family protein, translating to MFHLNKLNDFQYEIPATGSMRVPGILYINDRILGHFSDDEPLRQVMNVASLPGIVKASLAMPDIHLGYGFPIGGVAAFDYYDGIVSPGGVGYDINCGVSLIATNLDYSMYKDSVRKVLDELYKTVPAGIDNKSSFRINTGDENEILSSGLEWAYNNGYATREDILHTEEKGHMPANISKVSERAIKRGKNELGTLGAGNHFLEIDRVDRIFDQKTAEKFGTGEGNKLAVMVHTGSRGLGHQVATDYLMRLNEDDESVKLPEDRQLISAYAGSSAGMDYMDAMNAAANFGFVNRQIITYKIRMAFEKVIGMDFESMGINIVYSLAHNMAKVETHSIDGIKRKLIIHRKGATRAQPANTASGYFADTGNPVIIPGHMGGPSYILVGTAGNEETTFSSSCHGAGRLLSRKRATEQFTMEGVRNDMESRGIYLRATTGKAVVEESPGSYKNIEDVIDVIRGARIASPVASLMPLAVMKG from the coding sequence ATGTTCCATCTTAATAAATTGAATGATTTCCAGTATGAAATCCCGGCAACAGGCAGCATGAGGGTTCCAGGCATCCTGTACATAAACGATCGAATACTGGGCCACTTCAGTGATGATGAACCTTTGCGGCAGGTTATGAATGTTGCATCCCTTCCGGGAATCGTTAAGGCATCACTGGCCATGCCTGACATACATCTGGGATACGGCTTTCCAATAGGTGGGGTTGCGGCATTTGACTATTATGATGGAATAGTATCTCCCGGCGGTGTGGGGTATGATATAAACTGTGGCGTTTCACTCATTGCCACCAACCTGGATTACAGCATGTATAAGGATAGTGTACGTAAGGTACTTGACGAACTATATAAAACCGTACCGGCAGGGATAGATAACAAATCAAGTTTCAGAATAAACACCGGGGATGAGAATGAAATCCTTTCCTCTGGCCTTGAATGGGCATATAATAATGGATATGCCACCCGTGAAGATATCCTGCATACAGAGGAAAAAGGGCATATGCCTGCTAATATTTCCAAAGTGAGCGAGAGGGCCATTAAAAGAGGCAAAAATGAACTTGGAACCCTTGGGGCAGGCAACCACTTCCTTGAGATAGACCGGGTTGACAGGATATTTGACCAGAAAACCGCTGAAAAATTCGGCACTGGAGAGGGAAATAAGCTGGCTGTAATGGTTCATACCGGGTCCAGGGGCCTCGGTCATCAGGTTGCCACGGACTATCTTATGCGATTGAACGAGGATGATGAAAGCGTAAAACTCCCGGAGGACAGGCAGCTCATATCCGCATATGCTGGTAGCAGCGCGGGCATGGATTATATGGATGCCATGAATGCAGCCGCTAATTTTGGTTTTGTCAACAGGCAGATTATAACGTATAAAATAAGAATGGCATTTGAAAAGGTAATTGGGATGGATTTTGAGAGCATGGGCATAAACATAGTTTACAGTCTTGCCCATAACATGGCTAAAGTAGAGACCCATAGCATTGACGGAATAAAAAGAAAATTAATAATACACAGGAAGGGGGCAACAAGGGCCCAGCCTGCAAATACTGCCAGTGGATATTTTGCTGATACAGGAAATCCAGTTATAATACCTGGGCACATGGGCGGCCCATCATATATCCTTGTGGGGACAGCTGGAAATGAAGAAACCACATTCTCCAGTTCATGCCACGGTGCTGGACGCCTCCTTAGCAGGAAGAGGGCCACAGAGCAGTTTACCATGGAAGGAGTCAGAAATGATATGGAATCTAGAGGTATATACCTGCGTGCAACAACTGGCAAGGCGGTGGTTGAAGAATCTCCTGGAAGCTATAAAAACATCGAGGATGTAATTGATGTTATTCGTGGTGCCAGAATTGCATCACCTGTTGCATCCCTTATGCCCCTGGCGGTTATGAAAGGATAA
- the trpD gene encoding anthranilate phosphoribosyltransferase, with protein MRETEYTVANSTVMNAMESMKRLVDRPDREKVEFLTEIHKRGETPEEIAGFAMALRDMAEINVKYPGLTDVVGTGGDGKNTVNVSTAVSIVLASMGIKTAKHGNFGITGHHGSADFMKYTGYNFYMDENEIIRNLDSKNYVYILAPQYNKSFAKFASARKMISFRTVFNILGPLTNPLNPERVVLGTYSDDLADLYAHVILQEGKKGFIIHSSDGMDEISPNSENLLYYVNGKIEKTKIDPVNLTGHSTGIERISTVDPEKSFKMLLSGLSGENRDVEEFIGLNAVPAIMINGMANTAEEAFDLAVKSIESGIAIKKLKEVCK; from the coding sequence ATGCGTGAAACAGAATACACTGTGGCAAACAGCACCGTTATGAATGCCATGGAATCTATGAAAAGGCTTGTTGACAGGCCTGACAGGGAAAAGGTAGAATTCCTTACAGAAATCCACAAGAGGGGTGAAACACCAGAGGAGATCGCCGGGTTTGCTATGGCCCTGAGGGATATGGCTGAGATCAATGTGAAATATCCAGGTTTAACTGACGTCGTTGGGACCGGTGGAGACGGAAAGAACACAGTAAATGTGAGCACTGCAGTAAGCATCGTCCTGGCATCCATGGGAATAAAAACAGCCAAGCATGGTAATTTTGGGATTACAGGCCACCATGGAAGTGCCGACTTTATGAAATATACTGGTTATAACTTCTATATGGATGAAAATGAAATAATAAGAAACCTTGACAGCAAAAATTATGTGTATATACTCGCCCCGCAGTATAATAAGAGTTTTGCAAAATTTGCAAGTGCAAGAAAAATGATCAGTTTCAGGACAGTTTTTAACATACTTGGGCCCCTGACAAATCCATTAAATCCAGAAAGGGTGGTTTTAGGGACATACAGTGACGACCTTGCGGACCTCTATGCACATGTAATCCTGCAGGAAGGAAAAAAGGGTTTCATAATACATTCCAGCGATGGCATGGATGAGATATCTCCAAATAGCGAAAACCTGCTTTATTACGTTAATGGCAAAATAGAAAAAACAAAAATAGACCCTGTAAATTTGACCGGCCATAGTACTGGAATTGAGAGAATATCCACCGTGGATCCAGAAAAGAGTTTCAAAATGCTGCTTTCAGGACTTTCAGGAGAAAACAGGGATGTAGAGGAATTCATAGGATTAAACGCGGTGCCAGCCATAATGATCAATGGAATGGCAAATACGGCAGAGGAGGCATTTGATCTCGCAGTAAAAAGCATAGAATCAGGAATCGCAATAAAAAAGTTAAAGGAGGTGTGCAAATGA
- a CDS encoding chorismate-binding protein — MLLDRINEFRDKNFAYFCRFGDERISGMERLFISENAPVNVYKNAVSYMNNQFMKVVSENKTIPIFVSYDFVDDIYPDIMLKRSEWPQISYIIPDREYSQPFTRTAESIKTASTVQPDPDLEKDIESVIERIKNGDLLQIVLSRRFNLGDYDPLYILRKFMAGDRSLYVYYYKFGDLEIIGSSPENLVSLHDSRIEIFPVAGTRRRGETEEEDEILENDLKNDEKELLEHRMLVDLARNDLGRICTPGSVRVEKSMDVEKFASVQHLVSRVSGIPENYGFGDILASVFPAGTVSGAPKKKAMTLINQYEKTPRGPYAGALGIAGNNELDLALLIRSLYRNRTENYTQAGAGIVKDSVPVNEVNEMYSKILTVTGGLYEKNIDY; from the coding sequence GTGCTATTAGATAGAATCAACGAATTCAGGGATAAAAATTTTGCATACTTCTGCAGGTTCGGGGATGAGAGGATATCAGGCATGGAAAGGCTATTTATTTCTGAAAATGCCCCTGTAAATGTATATAAAAATGCAGTTAGTTACATGAATAACCAGTTCATGAAGGTGGTATCTGAAAACAAAACAATACCAATTTTCGTATCATATGATTTTGTTGATGACATTTATCCTGATATTATGCTGAAAAGATCAGAATGGCCACAGATTTCCTACATAATCCCCGATAGGGAATACAGCCAGCCTTTTACGAGAACAGCGGAATCTATAAAAACTGCCTCTACTGTGCAGCCAGATCCGGATCTGGAGAAAGATATAGAATCAGTTATTGAACGGATTAAAAATGGAGACCTTCTTCAGATAGTACTCTCAAGGAGATTCAATCTGGGGGATTACGATCCGCTGTATATACTGAGGAAATTTATGGCCGGTGACAGGTCCCTTTACGTCTATTATTACAAATTTGGGGATCTTGAAATTATAGGAAGCTCCCCTGAAAATCTTGTTTCACTTCATGACAGTCGCATAGAAATATTCCCTGTTGCCGGAACCCGCAGGAGGGGCGAAACAGAAGAAGAGGATGAAATTCTTGAAAATGACCTTAAAAACGATGAGAAGGAACTTCTGGAGCACAGGATGCTTGTGGATCTGGCAAGAAACGATCTGGGAAGGATATGCACACCAGGTTCTGTTAGGGTTGAAAAATCCATGGATGTTGAAAAATTTGCCAGCGTACAGCATCTTGTTAGCAGGGTATCGGGTATACCGGAAAATTATGGATTCGGTGACATACTCGCATCGGTGTTCCCGGCAGGCACCGTAAGCGGAGCCCCTAAAAAAAAGGCAATGACATTGATAAACCAGTATGAAAAAACTCCCCGGGGCCCATATGCAGGTGCACTGGGCATAGCTGGAAATAATGAACTTGACCTTGCCCTCCTGATCAGAAGCCTTTATAGAAATCGTACTGAAAATTATACACAGGCCGGGGCGGGCATAGTAAAGGACTCTGTTCCTGTTAATGAAGTAAATGAAATGTATTCAAAGATTTTAACCGTTACAGGTGGTTTATATGAAAAAAATATTGATTATTGA
- a CDS encoding phosphoribosylanthranilate isomerase, protein MKVKICGITNEEDADYSLKMGADIIGVILDLNVKRHGTVQLIERIKKMHPEAQVAGVYTYMPRSVGKEDYVQLHFNHSPEDIAYVKNVMGKRVISVIDLHCNHISEKITSYLNAGSDYILLEDRDGIIKRKPQLMGLNMERIGIAGKIDSRNLKQLVELNPDLIDVSSSLEERTGKKSFEKIDEFFCSLGERGAIR, encoded by the coding sequence ATGAAGGTCAAGATATGCGGCATAACCAATGAGGAGGATGCAGATTATTCACTGAAAATGGGCGCTGATATTATTGGTGTTATACTTGACTTAAATGTAAAAAGGCACGGTACAGTGCAATTAATTGAAAGGATTAAAAAAATGCACCCGGAGGCACAGGTTGCAGGGGTTTACACGTACATGCCCAGATCAGTTGGAAAAGAGGATTATGTACAGCTCCATTTCAACCATTCGCCGGAAGACATAGCCTATGTAAAGAATGTGATGGGTAAAAGAGTCATATCTGTAATTGATCTGCATTGTAATCATATTAGTGAAAAAATAACATCGTATCTTAATGCCGGATCCGATTATATTCTTCTGGAAGACCGGGATGGAATTATTAAAAGAAAACCGCAGCTAATGGGACTTAACATGGAAAGGATAGGTATAGCTGGAAAGATAGACTCCCGCAACCTGAAACAGCTCGTGGAATTAAATCCTGATCTGATTGACGTGAGTAGTTCCCTTGAGGAGAGAACAGGGAAAAAATCCTTTGAAAAAATTGATGAGTTTTTCTGTAGTCTGGGTGAGCGCGGTGCTATTAGATAG